The genomic DNA GCCGGACATTCAGATTCCGGTTTGACTTTACCTCGGCGGCGCACGAATCTATGAACGCCTGACACTGACTCGGGAATCGATGCCATTCGATGGAGTTTCGTTCACTTGCTCAGGTTTTGTTGGTGCAAATTCAGTAAGCGTCAATAAGTGGAAAATCCAGAAGCTTGAACACATTCGCGTTTCCTGTTTTTGTGAAGAGTGCTTTTCATGTGATGAATCGCTCTCTTCCACGAGACAGAACGCGTACACCTTTTCAATACTGCTTGAGGAAGAATGACAATGTCGGCACAAAAGATTGGTTTCATTGGCGCAGGGAAGATGGCGACGGCATTGGCAAAAGGGGTGATCAACTCTGGCTTTGCCGCTACGGAAGATCTTCTGGCCAGCGACAGTTTCGCAGACTCGCGAGTTGCTTTTGAAAAACAGACCGGTTCGCAAACAACAGAGAACAACCTCGATGTCCTCAAAGCGGCTGACGTTGTTATTCTTGCGGTGAAGCCTCAAGTGTTGGGGGACGTGCTGACGGAATTGTCGAAAGAGGCAACCGCCGAGCATCTCTTTGTTTCAATCGTCGCTGGAGCACAACTGGAAACACTCCAGCAAGCGATCCCTGTGAGCCGACACGTACGCGTCATGCCAAACACACCGGCGATTGTCCAACTGGGAGCTGCCGGATTTTCCTGCGGGGCGAAAGCCACCTCCGACGATGCTACGTTTGTACAAGAGATGCTCGAAACAGTTGGCCTTGCTCTGAACGTTCCCGAACATTTACTGGACGTGGTGACTGGTCTTTCAGGCAGCGGTCCTGCATACGTGTTCGAGATGATCGAAGCTCTCAGCGATGGAGCCGTTCTTATGGGTCTTCCCAGAACCGCGGCGACACAATTGGCGGCTCAAACTCTGCTCGGAGCTGCAAAAATGGTTCTCGAAACCGGACAACATCCGGGTGCTTTGAAAGACGCCGTCACCAGTCCCGGCGGGACAACAATCGCCGGCCTCCATCAACTCGAACGAGGCGGACTGCGCGGCGTCCTCATGAACGCCGTACAAGCTGCGACAGAAAAGTCTAAAGAGCTCGGAAAAAAGAGCTAACAGCTGGAAAGCATATTGAAGAGCAAAAATGCTTCGTATCTGTGAGGAGTAATTTCGCCCAACAAACTATCGGTCTGCACGAGATAGAACGTGCAGACCGATATTGAAACTACTCTCCCAGTTGAACTTTCGCCCAATCTTTTTTGCCGGCGCGGACGATCATTCCCGGAACAATTTTAATCCAGTCTCCACGGTCGGCAATTTTTGTTTTTTCTCCGTCAATCAGGAAGAAGACAGCTCCTCCCTTGATCCGTTGAATCGCCTGAGATGTCGACGGAACCAGTTCCAGTTCTTTGAGAAGTTGAGCCGCCTGAATTGATCCTTCTTCGTTGAGCAACGCACGGCTGAGGGACTTCTCCGGAATCTCCGAAGGGAGATTCCCCTCTCCAATTTCCTTTTGCCAACGTGCCGCCGCGTCTTCCGCAGCGGTCTCGTCGTGATATTCTGAAATGACCGTTTTACCCAGACGGACTTTTGCTTCTTTGGGGTGTCCTGCGAGAATTTGATCGACTTCGTCGAGATCAATTCCAGTGAGCAACTCGTAGTACATTTTCATAACATCATCGGGAAGCTGCATGAACTTCTTCATCATCTCATAGGGAGATTCCGAGATCCCAATGTAGTTCCCCAAACTTTTCCCCATTCGGCGAGTCCCATCGGTACCGACGAGAATGGGTGACATAATCCCGATTTGCTGATTCTGGCTTTGATCCTTTTGAAGGTCGCGAGCCAGCATGAAACTGTAAAGTTGTTCGGTCCCACCAAGTTCGACATCGGATTGAATGACGACTGAATCCCAGGCCTGCATGACGGGATACAGGCATTCATGCAAGAAAATAGGGACTTCTGCTTTCATTCGTTTTGCGAAATCGTCACGCGTAAGCAGTTGAGCCACGGTCACTTTACCGCACAGATTGAGAATCTCGACCAAGCCCATTTTCCCGAACCAGTCGCCGTTGCGGTGAACTTCGGCGTTGTCGAGATCGATGACTTTGCCGACTTGGTTCAGGTAATACTTTGCGTTCTCTTCAATATCTTCTTCGGAGAGTTTCTTCGTGCGGGCTTCGTCTCGACCGCTGGGATCACCGACCATGGCGGTGGCGTTTCCGATGATGATCACTGCCTGATGACCTAAATCCTGAAACTGCCGCATCTTTCTCAGGGGAACAGTATGCCCCAGATGAACATCGGCCGCTGTCGGGTCGATTCCGTATTTCACTCGTAAGGGGGTATTGGTCTCGCGGCTTTTCTGGAGCTTCGCAGCGAGTTCTTCTTCCGGAACGATTTTTTCAACACCGCGCCGAAGGATTTGAAGTTGTTCATCAACTGGAGGAAATGACATGAGAGTTGTTTATTAAGCAAGGTGTGTAAATCGAGCCGATCTCAACGTGCAACGGAAACGTTGAAGATCCTGAAAATCTGTCTCTGCGAATACAATAACGAAGCGGAAAAAAGAAAACAGCCGCGAACTTTCGCGGCTGTCAATGTTTTGGCGATGACATCAAATCGAGTTTCACCCAAGCCGACATTCCGGCTTACTGATTTTCTCAGAGATCACTGCGGTTGATTGATCGGGGCGAATTTAATTTTTTCGATGTAGGTAATTTGCTGATCACCTTGCATTCGCCCCCGACAAGCCGAGATCGCCTTGACGATGTAGCGATAGTGCAAGTTGTAATCGGGATTAAGTTCGACCTCGAGGTCGTCGCTAAAACCTTGTTGTCCACCGGCAATTTGACCGATTTCAGCATTTAATCGTTCAAAACAAAACGGAAAATCGTTTCCGAGTGAGCGACCCCCAAACCACAACTGGCTCAGTGTGCCATCTTCATTCGCTTCCAGCCGGACCTTGAGGTCAAGCGGCGGTGGAGTGTCGTCCGCCTGCTGAGAAACTGCTCCCAACGGCATATTGATATTGAAGTCCCCTTCCGGAGGAACGATTTTCAATGTGAGCAAGAAGAAGATCAATAGCTGAAACACAATGTCGATCATTGCCGACATTTGCATATCCACTTTCGTGTCTGTTTCTTTTCGTCGAATCTTCATATCACTGACTCAGCAAGCACACTCGTTCTGTAGAATTTCATTTTCCGCGCAGGGGTCACTCTTCTTCGTCCGACTTGGCCTTCAGCGCAAACTTCGTGAACTTTGCTTCCTGCCCCATTTTTATGAGTTCTTGGATAAGCCCTGTCGGCACATCTCCATCGGCACGAATCACTACCGTAATCCCTTCAGCCTTGGCTTTCCCGTACTGCTTTTCCGAAAGAGCATATTCCTGCTTCAATCGGGGAAGGTAATCCAAGACACGAATCTTCTCGTCACCGTAGTAGATAACGGCGTCTGGGTTGATTTTATTTCCTTGCTGATCACGGTCAAAACCGACGTTCAGAACAACTTCCTGCTCACGTGCGACTTTCGGTGGGCGGGCAAGTTTGTCTGCTGGAAGTTTGACACGTTCATCAGCTTGAGTTTGCTCGAAGTTGGTGACAATCATGAAAAACGCGATCAACTGAAAAGTCATGTCGATCATCGGTGTCATATCCGCTTCGACAACGGTCGGTTTGGTATGTGGAATTTTCATGACTGCCTCAATTTAAAACTGAACCAACTTGCAGCGATTTCAACTTAAAACTGTACCAACTCGAACACAAGCTTCTGGATTCGGCACTGAGCTCTCTTCGATTACTCAGCCGATTTCCCAACAGGCAAGCGGCTCATCAAACCTTCGCTGACACGACCCACTTCGAGAAGCAAACGTGAAACACGGTTACGTAGCAAGCTGTAAGCGATAATGGCAGGAATCGCGACGACAAGTCCTTCCAGCGTGGTAAACAACGCTGTAGAAATTCCGTCTGCAAGATCTTTTGGTTTTGGAGCAACAGGAGCGGTTGCAATGGTTCGGAAGGAAGCAATCATCCCCCAGACAGTTCCCATCAATCCGATCATCGGAGCAACCGAACCGATCAAGGCCAGATAGCTCAGACGGTGTTCCATGGTCATGCTTTCCTCTTCACCGACTTCCTGCATTCCTTCGATAGCTTCTTCGTAGCCACGATTGAGTCGGCTGAGTCCGGCAGCGAGAACGCGAGCGATGAGTGATTCATCGTTACGGGCGATTTCGTAGGCTCCCTGGTAATCTTTGGCGTTTAACTTCTCTTCAAAAGCTGCCACGAAACCTTCCGGGAGCATGTTGTCGCGTCGCACTTGCAACAAGTTCATCATAATGACTGCCACCATAATGAAGGAAATGAGCAGCAAGACTGCTCCAAACGCTCCCGAAGCGTTGATCATCCAGACAAGGAATGTTTCATTCGCTGGATTCTTTTCTTCACTTTCCTCTTCAGTCCCCGCTGGAGCAGGTTCGGCAGCTGGTTCCGCTGCCTCTGCCGCGGCGGGTTCAGCTTCGGCCTCCTGGAATGCCCAACTGGAACTGGGGGTGGATGCGACAAACATCGCCATGATTAACATGAGAAGGGTGGTCGCCTGCCAGAGCCGTCGTTGTCGAGTTCGACCAAGAAACATCAGATTCTCCGCTAACAAATAAGCCTATGGATCAAGTCAGTCTATAGATTTGGTTCTAATTCAGGCCCAACGAAACCCACTTGATTTGGGACCGTTATGGTTCGGGCTGAAAGGACGTGTGATCATAGAATGACACAGGACCGGTCGCCATCGACTGATCCGTATATTTTTATAACGAAACGCAAACCGAGTACGAATATTCAGGGACGTTCCTGTCCCCTCAACCACATCTTGCGACTCATTCATTCGTCCAAAAACGGAACTTGAAGAGATCAAACTGAATCTTTCTCAATCGAAATGGAATCATCCTGAAACCGACCCTGTCCCATCAGAGATCGCAAGTGCGTTGAAGATCATTGAGTCCGTTCGACGTCAGTTGGCCCCTGAGAGCTGCTTTGTCCAGGGGCTGTTGGGGTAGTCCGATTCCAGCTTAGCTGCGGCATCGGCGCTACGGCTCGGCTGGTTCAGTGCTGGCCACAGCTTAAATAATCTAAAGAGGGCTTCTGCATGCAAATCGGAATGGGCAGCGAAAGCTGGAATCACATCGACATGCAAGTAAGCCAAGACAGCCTCTTTGTTCTTTTGCCCCTGACTGACGTAGCCATCACCTAGTCTTAAGTATGCTTCAGCATTAATCCGCGAGTCATCCGCGGTCGTTTCTTCGATCACTTTATTCAAAATTGTGGTCGCTTCGTCTTGTTTATTCTGACGTTGCAGGCATTCTGCCTGACCGAGCTTGGCTTGAAGTTGACGTGATTTTTCAGCTGCACTTTTTGTACTCATCGCAGCGACCTGATCGAAAATCGCTTTGGCTCCGTTAATATCGTTGCGAGCAAGCAGTGTCTCGGCGTTCCCGATCTTGCCTGCCATTTGATAATCCGTCCAAGGAGCCTGCTCAAGAACCGTATAGGCCTCTTCTGCGGTACCGGCATCGTTCACCTGTAAAGCAGTGGAAGCCAGAATCATCTGAGCATCGAAGAAACGATAGAAATCGCGATTGGCTGCGATGAATTCTTTGAGTTGCGTGATGGCAGACGCAGCCTGGTCTGGATCAGATTGAGCCAGCTTCGAGGCAGTCCTGGCAAGAGAAAAGGTAATATCGGCTTTGACTCGAGTATTGCTGGCTTCAAGAGCCGCTAATGCTTCCTGGTACCCCGTGACCGCTTGCGAGTAATTCCCATTGCGTTCGTTACTCCGCGCAAGTCCCAAGGCGGGAGGCTCACCTTTCCATTCAATATAGAGGATATCGTTGGCGGGAATTTTTTCCGTTTTATTCCCAACCTTTTGCGTGACTGTCACGTCAGTCTTGGTCACTTCAGTGATTTCGCCCGCGACAGGCTTAGCTGTACTCTTTCGATAAACGGAATCAATCGTTTGTGCGGAGGAGGTTGTTGACAGGACGAACAAGAGTCCGCAAGCAGCAAAGAGATGGTGTCGACACATGTTATATTCAGCTTCGTTGAGAGAAATCGTAGTATTCAAATCGCAATGACCCGACGGGAGTTGCCCGGCTTCTTATTTTCCCGGATCTTTAGGTCTTTTCTTAGTTGGCTTCTTCTGTTTTGGAGCTTCCCCGCCCGCTTCTTTTTGAGCGGCTCGCGCCTTCGCTGCCCGTGCAGCTTTGATTTTGCGAATTTCTTCTTCCGTGTATTTCCGCTTTGCTTTCTGCTTTGTCGCAGCCGGTTTTTCGGTGGACTTTCCGGTAGGCTTTTCGCTGGACTTGCTTGTTGCGGTCTTCTGTTTTCCGCCAAGGTCCAACGTTTGCTTTTGCTTCTGCTTAACAGCTTTTTTCTTCGGTGCTTCGACAGGAAGTGAAATCATTGGAACCGGTTCATCACCATCAGATTTTTTCGGTGCTGTTGACGGATCATAATTCGCGTATTTCTTTTTGCTTTGACCGACCGCCATGTAGTACAGGCCTGCGACCGCTCCCCCTCCGAAGAGAAGCATTACGATCATCAGCAAAGGACTGCTTCCGCCAGAAGCTTCAGCTTCTTCGGTTCCTTGAGTTGCCTGATTTCCGGCAACCTGAGGCTCTGCATCAATCACACCAACCGGATCGGTTCCCTTCTTATCCAGGTCACGGGGAAGGTCAATAATGGGGCTCCCAAGTGCCTCAAGAATCTTCTGGTACAATGCATTAAACCGGGCATACTCTTCATCCGGCCAACGTGGAGAGATTCGTTGGAAACCGGCGACAGCAGCCTGAGCACGTCTGATGTGGGTGACAGCCTCTTCCTCATCAGCGACGGAATTCCCCCACTGAAGTTCTGTCTCGGCGATACGGTAACGAGCATCATAATGAAGCTTTTCCAGTCGCTCGTCTTTTTTGGAGAAGAGTTCTCGTTGCAGATACTGAGCCATTTTCGCCCAACCCCAAATCGTAACAGGATCACCTTCTTTAGAACCTTGCAAGGCTGGCTGGAACTTCTCAACCGTTCCGAGTTCTCCGCTGGATGCCCATTCCTGATACAAGCTCGCCGCCTCAAACTGAGCGTCCAATGCAGACGGATTCGTTTTCAAAATGTCCAGAATCACAGTCTCGGCAGCGGCATAATCTGGCTTGCGACGCAATGAACTCGCCAGGCGTAATTTGGTTCCGATGATTTGGCTCGGATCACTCACAAAATTGGGATCGCTGGCAACGCTCGTTAGGATTTTCTCATAGGCGTCGGACGCTTTCCCAAAGTACTCCTCCGATTTGGAGGCGGTATCCCGCGAACCATCTGCGAGGCTGGTGTAGGTCTCAGCAATCCACAACAGCGAATAAAATGTTTGACCATCTTCCCGGTTGTAGAGATCATTCAAGAACGCCTCGAATCCGGCACGTACTTCAGCGAGTCGCTCTTGTTCATTGGCTGCCCTGAGTCGATCAAGTTCCTGTTCAAGCTCACGGCCAAACTCGATGTAAACCTGCGTGAGTGCAGCCGCATCTTCTTTACCGGCAACGTTCTCGAGGTCTTCACGAGCTTTTCTGGCTGCGTCCAGATTCTTCAATCCGATTTGGGCACGCAGAAGTTGTTGATATGCCAAACTCGCCATTTCGCGGCTTTGCGCCTTAGACGGATCTTCGGGGCGGGCCTCGCCTTTCTTGACCGCAACAGCTTTGATCACCGGATGCGGTTCGGCGGTTAAGAGTTCGAGTGCTCCTTGAGGGCCATCTTTCTCCTTCTTGTAGATCCCATCAAGATTGCGAATGCTCACAAGCGTGAGTTTCGCACCGACAAGATCATCAGGAAGCGGTTTATCTGCTGGAATTCCTTTTTCCGCTTCAGCAAGTCCGGTCTCTAAATGCTTGACTGCAGCAGCTTTCCATTTGGTGAGATCTTCACCGGAGGGACGTTCACCTTCAGGCTTGGCAGCGGAAAGAACATACTGTCGCCAATACGATTTTCCGGCAGAGACTTGTGCTTGAGCATAGCTCGATGTCCCAGCGGGGACTTTCTCGTACCAAGCTGCAGCTTGAAGAAGGTCACCTGCCTGAAAGTGGATTTTTGCGACAGCGTTTCGAGCATCGTTTGCTCGATCAGACTCTGGCCACCGCTCAGCGATTTTCTCCGCCATCCGCGTCAGCATCGCTGCTTCAAAGTCTCGGTTGTTCTCATCGGCACTTGAATAGGCGTAGTCGAACGAGGCCATCGCAACGAAAGCAGCTTCAAGGCCGACTTCTGGGTATTCTTCGCTGAACTTCGACAT from Thalassoglobus polymorphus includes the following:
- a CDS encoding tetratricopeptide repeat protein, which gives rise to MCRHHLFAACGLLFVLSTTSSAQTIDSVYRKSTAKPVAGEITEVTKTDVTVTQKVGNKTEKIPANDILYIEWKGEPPALGLARSNERNGNYSQAVTGYQEALAALEASNTRVKADITFSLARTASKLAQSDPDQAASAITQLKEFIAANRDFYRFFDAQMILASTALQVNDAGTAEEAYTVLEQAPWTDYQMAGKIGNAETLLARNDINGAKAIFDQVAAMSTKSAAEKSRQLQAKLGQAECLQRQNKQDEATTILNKVIEETTADDSRINAEAYLRLGDGYVSQGQKNKEAVLAYLHVDVIPAFAAHSDLHAEALFRLFKLWPALNQPSRSADAAAKLESDYPNSPWTKQLSGAN
- a CDS encoding tetratricopeptide repeat protein, which encodes MEFIEGLRHRGYYDTALQYLATVEADETLPKEVREVLPYERGQTLLDHARTLKNLNDQRKQLDAAEASFEQFVKAAPTHLLAGRANTSRGRILLEQARVEIWDGDKPSNEGNRDLFRENARAMIKRAETIFQQAVGQHKKVVDSFPTFIPVEEKETIKARDEAVASHIEALLDLAQCQYWTAQTYDEDDAKRKEILTAAAFEFEEIHKKHRSVLGGLFARMWQGKCFEEQGEIGIALGLYEEILGHEGKSATMLSLKDRALRFRLICLNHEKRKDYKLVTIEGEEWLRDAKARSRTNVGLGIQWEMCRAFESLGTDRTTPETQKFAYLTQALNRSRTISRFPGELKTPATAMVQRVMVALNREPGDPKDFETANGNAKLLLDQVNVINTEISKLKAAGKNKEALAKQEELIAIAAEMTRLYDIALKLKRPEIDPILVNSARLRLAYGLLLQKKYYDSAAVAEYQMSKFSEEYPEVGLEAAFVAMASFDYAYSSADENNRDFEAAMLTRMAEKIAERWPESDRANDARNAVAKIHFQAGDLLQAAAWYEKVPAGTSSYAQAQVSAGKSYWRQYVLSAAKPEGERPSGEDLTKWKAAAVKHLETGLAEAEKGIPADKPLPDDLVGAKLTLVSIRNLDGIYKKEKDGPQGALELLTAEPHPVIKAVAVKKGEARPEDPSKAQSREMASLAYQQLLRAQIGLKNLDAARKAREDLENVAGKEDAAALTQVYIEFGRELEQELDRLRAANEQERLAEVRAGFEAFLNDLYNREDGQTFYSLLWIAETYTSLADGSRDTASKSEEYFGKASDAYEKILTSVASDPNFVSDPSQIIGTKLRLASSLRRKPDYAAAETVILDILKTNPSALDAQFEAASLYQEWASSGELGTVEKFQPALQGSKEGDPVTIWGWAKMAQYLQRELFSKKDERLEKLHYDARYRIAETELQWGNSVADEEEAVTHIRRAQAAVAGFQRISPRWPDEEYARFNALYQKILEALGSPIIDLPRDLDKKGTDPVGVIDAEPQVAGNQATQGTEEAEASGGSSPLLMIVMLLFGGGAVAGLYYMAVGQSKKKYANYDPSTAPKKSDGDEPVPMISLPVEAPKKKAVKQKQKQTLDLGGKQKTATSKSSEKPTGKSTEKPAATKQKAKRKYTEEEIRKIKAARAAKARAAQKEAGGEAPKQKKPTKKRPKDPGK
- a CDS encoding MotA/TolQ/ExbB proton channel family protein; amino-acid sequence: MFLGRTRQRRLWQATTLLMLIMAMFVASTPSSSWAFQEAEAEPAAAEAAEPAAEPAPAGTEEESEEKNPANETFLVWMINASGAFGAVLLLISFIMVAVIMMNLLQVRRDNMLPEGFVAAFEEKLNAKDYQGAYEIARNDESLIARVLAAGLSRLNRGYEEAIEGMQEVGEEESMTMEHRLSYLALIGSVAPMIGLMGTVWGMIASFRTIATAPVAPKPKDLADGISTALFTTLEGLVVAIPAIIAYSLLRNRVSRLLLEVGRVSEGLMSRLPVGKSAE
- the tyrS gene encoding tyrosine--tRNA ligase; translation: MSFPPVDEQLQILRRGVEKIVPEEELAAKLQKSRETNTPLRVKYGIDPTAADVHLGHTVPLRKMRQFQDLGHQAVIIIGNATAMVGDPSGRDEARTKKLSEEDIEENAKYYLNQVGKVIDLDNAEVHRNGDWFGKMGLVEILNLCGKVTVAQLLTRDDFAKRMKAEVPIFLHECLYPVMQAWDSVVIQSDVELGGTEQLYSFMLARDLQKDQSQNQQIGIMSPILVGTDGTRRMGKSLGNYIGISESPYEMMKKFMQLPDDVMKMYYELLTGIDLDEVDQILAGHPKEAKVRLGKTVISEYHDETAAEDAAARWQKEIGEGNLPSEIPEKSLSRALLNEEGSIQAAQLLKELELVPSTSQAIQRIKGGAVFFLIDGEKTKIADRGDWIKIVPGMIVRAGKKDWAKVQLGE
- a CDS encoding ExbD/TolR family protein produces the protein MKIPHTKPTVVEADMTPMIDMTFQLIAFFMIVTNFEQTQADERVKLPADKLARPPKVAREQEVVLNVGFDRDQQGNKINPDAVIYYGDEKIRVLDYLPRLKQEYALSEKQYGKAKAEGITVVIRADGDVPTGLIQELIKMGQEAKFTKFALKAKSDEEE
- the proC gene encoding pyrroline-5-carboxylate reductase, coding for MSAQKIGFIGAGKMATALAKGVINSGFAATEDLLASDSFADSRVAFEKQTGSQTTENNLDVLKAADVVILAVKPQVLGDVLTELSKEATAEHLFVSIVAGAQLETLQQAIPVSRHVRVMPNTPAIVQLGAAGFSCGAKATSDDATFVQEMLETVGLALNVPEHLLDVVTGLSGSGPAYVFEMIEALSDGAVLMGLPRTAATQLAAQTLLGAAKMVLETGQHPGALKDAVTSPGGTTIAGLHQLERGGLRGVLMNAVQAATEKSKELGKKS
- a CDS encoding ExbD/TolR family protein produces the protein MKIRRKETDTKVDMQMSAMIDIVFQLLIFFLLTLKIVPPEGDFNINMPLGAVSQQADDTPPPLDLKVRLEANEDGTLSQLWFGGRSLGNDFPFCFERLNAEIGQIAGGQQGFSDDLEVELNPDYNLHYRYIVKAISACRGRMQGDQQITYIEKIKFAPINQPQ